GCCACGATTGCCAGTGGTTGCCCGCTGTCGGCAGCAAAATCGCCAGGGTGACGATCGTGCTCACCACCGCCATTACCACGGAGCCTTCCCAGCTTTTTTTGCTGCCCCAAAGATAGTAAATTCGCCGCCCGTACTGCCGGCCCAGCAACCCTGCCAAACCGTCACCCCAGGTCATGACGAGAATGCCGATCGCCGCATATTGCGGTAGGCCCAAGGGCCAAAACCAGGCCACCAAAATTCCAATGCTCATGGCATAGAAACAAGTCCCCCAACTCCGCCGACCAATGTTGTTAATGCTCGGCAACAGCGGCAACCAGTAGGACAAAATCGACACCAAACTAAAAAATATTGAGGCCCCAATCCCGACCCAAGCAGGAATTTGCATCCACCAAGCCAGAAGGATGATATGGCCTGTACCAATATGGACAACTTTACGGACAAATTCCGATCCGCGCGGTGTAGCGTAATGGGTTAACAGCGCTAATAGGCCAACGAAGCCCAGCCAACCCAAGGCAATCCAGCATTTATGACTGAGGGGTTCGATCTGTGCGAGCCATTCCAGCATAAGAGGGTTTCCCACCATTTATCCAACATCCGCTGCCCCTTATACTAAAAGACTAAGTGACCCCAGGAACAATCAAACAAACGCATGAAAGTCGCAATTACAGGTGCAACCGGATTTGTAGGCAGCCGCCTCGTCGAGCGTTTGCAGAGCTTAGGTCATGCTGTGGTGATTCTGACCCGCAACGCCGATAAGGCCCGCCAGCAATTTCCGCTCGCAGTCTACAAAACTGTGGAAGTCGTGGGCTACGATCCGACGCAATCAGGCGACTGGCAGCAATCGATCGCGGGCTGCGATGGCGTGGTGAATTTGGCGGGTACGCCGATCGCCGAAGAGAAATGGACTCCGGCGTACAAACAGCAATTGGTAGATAGCCGTGTCGGGACAACCGAAAAATTGGTCGAAGCGATCGCCCAAGCCAATCCGCAGCCAACAGTGTTGGTCAGTGCCTCGGCAATCGGCTTCTACGGCACCAGCGAAACGGCCGAATTCGATGAAACGGCGGCAGCGGGGAATGATTTTTTGGCGGATGTTTGTCAAAAGTGGGAGGCGGCGGCAAGTGGGGTCAAGGAAAGGGGCACACGCCTCGCGATTCTGCGATTTGGGATTGTCCTTGGTTTGGGTGGTGCATTGGGTAAGATGCTGACGCCGTTCAAGATGTTTGCGGGTGGACCGATCGGCAGTGGCAAGCAATGGTTTTCCTGGATTCACTTGGATGATGTGGTGAATCTGATTATCAAAGCTTTGGAAGATAGTTCGATTCAGGGGGTTTACAACGCGACAGCCCCAGCACCCGTTAGGATGACTGAGCTTTGTACAGAACTGGGCAAGCAGATGAAGCGGCCGTCTTGGTTACCAGTGCCAGGATTTGCGATCGAAGCGTTGCTAGGTGATGGGGCGATCGTTGTGCTGGAAGGTCAAAAGGTCATGCCAAAACAGACTTTGGCCGCAGGGTTTGAGTATGAGTACAAAACCATTGATCAGGCGTTAGCGCAGGTTTTAACGATGGGTTAACGCTCCCCACGCAACAGTTGCCAAGATAGTCATCCAAGTGCCCGGTTGAGTCGTTTTCGTGATCGGGCACTTGCCGATCTTGATCGCCAACAAATAAAATTTAAACTTATGGAACCCTTATCGGAAGCAAGATTTGGCGATCAAGATATATCTTTTCAGGCCGCCGGTGGGTTTGACGGTATCGCACAAACGGTGAATTGTTTCTACGATTTGATGGAACAGTTACCGGAAGCCGAAGTGATTCGGGCTATGCATTCAGAGGACCTGGCAGTTTCGCGGGATAAGTTGATCCATTTTCTGTGTGGCTGGCTCGGCGGTCCGAAAACCTATCGCGCCAAGTACGGTCCAACCAATATTCCGCGAGCACATCAACATCTCCCTATTCGAGAAGCCGAACGCGATGCTTGGCTCCAATGTATGCAGCAGGCGATCGAGCAACAGCCCTATACACCATCCTTCAAAGCCTATTTACTGCATCAGTTATCAATTCCTGCTGAGCGCGTCAAGCACGCCAGTGAACGTGAGGCAAAGCAGCGTGGAATGCCTCAGCAAGACGCTTAACCGATCGCGCCGTCAAATAGTTGGGATAGCGCGGACAAGCGTCAAAGCGTATTCCAAAACATCTGCTGTATCTACATCTCTCTGACATTACTAATCGGGCAAGAAAGCACTAGGAGCTACCTGATAGAGACAAAATTTCGTGGATCGTGGATCGGTTGTGGGGAGTTGGGTTTTGCCTCGGAGAGCGCTCCACCAGCATGAACAATCGCCAAGGCTTACAGCTATAATCCAGATACCACCGGTGAGAGAATGGAGGTATCCCCATGACCGTCGCCACGCAACAACGCTTGACCCTTTCGGAATATCTGACCTACGACGACGGTACAAATACCCGCTATGAATTGGTGGATGGAGTATTAGTTGAAATGGGAAATGAAGCCAAAATTAATACTCTGATTGCAGTTTTCCTGATTCAGGTGTTGATTCAGTTGGGGTTAGAGGCGTACCGAATTGGGATCAAACAAAAAATACAAGTGGCCAGCCTCCATGCTTCTGCCCGTGACCCTGACCTGATCATTCATAGTTCAGAATCAGCCGCAGTGGGCGATGACGCATCGGAATTCTGTCTGAAACTACATCACCCAAACCCCATGATCGTAATTGAAATCGCTTCCCCTGGCGGCGAATCGACCGATAATTATCAGCGGGATTATGTCCAAAAGCCGCAAGAATATGCTACGCGCAGCATCCCAGAATATTGGATTATTGATCCGGAGCGGGCTGTAGTGAAAGTTGGCACGCTCACTAATGGGTCATATCAGTTTCAAAACTTCACTGGAAATAGTCAGATTAACTCACCCGCATTCCCACAACTGGAGTTGACGGCGACAAGAGTACTGAATGCGGGGCGCTAAATTTGCAGTTGCTTTCAAGCCAATCAAAATGTTGATTTCGTTGGGTTGCGCATTGCTCCATCCAAGCGCATTAAAGCACCCACTGTCCTTGAGCAACTAATACGGCAGTGCCGAATAACATAAGGCTAAACCCCATCACCACTGGGATACGCCAATATGGTCGTTTCGCTAGCCAA
This Romeriopsis navalis LEGE 11480 DNA region includes the following protein-coding sequences:
- a CDS encoding diacylglycerol/polyprenol kinase family protein; protein product: MLEWLAQIEPLSHKCWIALGWLGFVGLLALLTHYATPRGSEFVRKVVHIGTGHIILLAWWMQIPAWVGIGASIFFSLVSILSYWLPLLPSINNIGRRSWGTCFYAMSIGILVAWFWPLGLPQYAAIGILVMTWGDGLAGLLGRQYGRRIYYLWGSKKSWEGSVVMAVVSTIVTLAILLPTAGNHWQSWLSAVVIGLCAATLESFSKLGLDNLTVPVGSAAIAYGLMQVLA
- the thyD gene encoding thylakoid membrane protein ThyD, producing MKVAITGATGFVGSRLVERLQSLGHAVVILTRNADKARQQFPLAVYKTVEVVGYDPTQSGDWQQSIAGCDGVVNLAGTPIAEEKWTPAYKQQLVDSRVGTTEKLVEAIAQANPQPTVLVSASAIGFYGTSETAEFDETAAAGNDFLADVCQKWEAAASGVKERGTRLAILRFGIVLGLGGALGKMLTPFKMFAGGPIGSGKQWFSWIHLDDVVNLIIKALEDSSIQGVYNATAPAPVRMTELCTELGKQMKRPSWLPVPGFAIEALLGDGAIVVLEGQKVMPKQTLAAGFEYEYKTIDQALAQVLTMG
- a CDS encoding group II truncated hemoglobin, coding for MEPLSEARFGDQDISFQAAGGFDGIAQTVNCFYDLMEQLPEAEVIRAMHSEDLAVSRDKLIHFLCGWLGGPKTYRAKYGPTNIPRAHQHLPIREAERDAWLQCMQQAIEQQPYTPSFKAYLLHQLSIPAERVKHASEREAKQRGMPQQDA
- a CDS encoding Uma2 family endonuclease — its product is MTVATQQRLTLSEYLTYDDGTNTRYELVDGVLVEMGNEAKINTLIAVFLIQVLIQLGLEAYRIGIKQKIQVASLHASARDPDLIIHSSESAAVGDDASEFCLKLHHPNPMIVIEIASPGGESTDNYQRDYVQKPQEYATRSIPEYWIIDPERAVVKVGTLTNGSYQFQNFTGNSQINSPAFPQLELTATRVLNAGR